CCTTTCGGACCTTCCACGGATTGAGGACTGTCGATAACACGCCCATACTTCTCTAGTGCAGATTGCCAGCCTATTTCCTGCTTCTCCAATGAACCGATATACCCTCTGCTTGCCGGTTTTTCTATGTACCCATGAGCAGAAGCAACTTCTGCTGACAACCAGGCTCCCAATCCAAAAACACCTGCAGTCAATAATCCTTTCAACACTGTACTTGTCCAATTCATCTAATCACCTCTTCATCCAATTTCCAAATTACTCGCTTCCTTTAACGATCTAAAAAAGACAAGCAATTCAATTAATAGAATAACAAAGATAATAATGAAATTGTGGCATTTCTAGTTATTTTTTACTTAAAATGAATTTTATGATAAATTTTCTGTAATGTAATAAGATCGTATACTTAAAACTGGTTAAAAGGAGATGGGGAAACATGGAATGGAAGGTCTAATTTCATGTGATACAAATTCATTTTTGTCCTTAAACCAAAGAAAAAGGGGCCACTAACCATGATAAATAGAACTACGTGTTCACATCAATCATAAAACCATCCCCGTTTGATGATTGAACTAGGATTGAAGTCACTGGTAAGGATGAAAAATGCCGTTCGTTCAAAAGGAACATCGGCAAGATTACGCGTAAAAGAAATTGTCTCGATAATGCGGTCATTCAGTTCAGGATTACTGTATCTTCAAGAATTTGACTAAGCAGAGATATATCCATTACTACAATCATCAACGGATCAAAGTAAAAGTATAAGACATGAGCCCGATAGATTGCCGGGTTCACTCTCTCAAGACTGCCTAAATAAAGTGTCTAACTTTTTTGGGTTCTCTTCTACTAATGAAGACACAATCGCTAAACCCACCCTAAAATTATTGAATGATGAAAAAAATCTTTTCGTGCCATATCAGCGCAAATTGACTGTTAACCCGCCAAACTGTGCAATCCAGCAAATCCAACTTAAGAAGGTATCGGCTTGAATTTTTTTCTAATCTGTTTGACAATTGTATTTATCATGTTAATATAAAGGCAAATGAGTTATATATACAATTTGTACCACTAGGGGTGCTTTATTGGTAAATCCCATTTTACCTGAGAAGCTGAGATTAAAGAATGACTTTAAGACCCTTGGAACCTGATCTGGTTTAAACCAGCGTAGGGAAGTGGGGTCTGGGACGATACGTTTTTTTGTATTATTTCAACTACAACCACTTTCTTACGTTAAAGAAAGTGGTTTTTTATTTGTCAAAAAAGAGGGCGGTGTTTCCTGTATCTTTCATTTGGAAAATAAAATATGGAGGTAATGAGGATGAAGTTTTCAGAGGTAATTCGGCAAGAGGTGGATCATATTTGGGAAGCTAGTTTTGAACACAAGTTCGTTACCGGAATAGGGGATGGCACATTGCCATTGGAGTGTTTTCGTTTTTATGTGATGCAGGATGCATACTATTTATCTCATTTTTCCAGAGTTCAAGCTTTAGGTGCAGTGAAGGCTGAAGATTTACATACAACGAGCAGGCTTGCTGGGCATGCTCAAGGAACGTATGAAGCGGAGTTGAGGCTTCACGAAAATTTTTCCGGGAAATTGGGTATCACGGAAGAAGAGAAGGTAAACTTCAAGCCAGCTCCGACGGCTTATGCGTATACGTCCCATATGTATCGTGTGGCTTATTCAGGACATTTAGGAGATGTAATTGCCGCTATCCTGCCATGTTATTGGCTTTATTATGAAATAGGTGAAAAGCTGCAAGGGTGCAATCCAGATGAGCCGATTTATCAAGAATGGATTGCGGCATACGGTGGAGAGTGGTTCCGTTCTTTAGTTGAAGAACAAATTGCAAGGCTTGATGAGATTGCTGAAAAAGTAACGGATGCAGATAAAGAACGGATGAAAGAGCATTTCATCCTTAGCAGCCAATATGAATATTCATTTTGGGAAATGGCTTATCGTATGGAAACATGGCCGGTACCTAAGAAAACACTAGAAGTGTAAAGGGAGATTGAAACGATGAAAAAAGGGTTGAAATTAACGGATATATTGGTCACGATCGTGATTGCCGTCGCTTTTGGTATTGTCTATATCCTTTGGGGTTCGATTTATTATTCCGTTAAACCATTTGGATTACATCTTGATCAACTGATTTATGGAATGTGGTTTATGGCAGGACCCGTTGCCTTTTTGGTTTTGCGAAAACCTGGTGTGGCACTGTTGGCAGAAATTGCGGCAGCGTCGGGTGAATTCTTTCTTGGCTCTCCGTGGGGGTTGACCGTCCTTTTATATGGGGTTGTGCAAGGGTTATTCGCGGAACTGGTATTCATGGCGTTCAAATATAAAAACTTCAATTTATCAGTGGCCGTTTTAGCGGCGATTGCTTCCTGCCTTGGATCGGTCGTCATGGATTTTGCCTACGGGGAAATCGGCTCGCTCTCCGTTTGGAATTTACTATTGTTTTTAATTGCTAGATTTATCGGGTCGGTTTTCTTTGCTGGAGTGTTTGCGTACTACCTTGTACGGGTGTTGGAAGCAACGGGAGTAACGAATCTTGTCCGTCCAGTATCAAGCAAGGATTATGCCGAACTGGACCAGAAGTAGAGGTGGATGAGGTTGGAACGAATCGCTCATGTCGAAAAGTTAAGATTGAAGTTTCCAGGCGAGGGGACCTTGCTATTCAAGGACCTATCCGTCTCGATTGATAAAGGTGAAAAGGTTTTATTGTTAGGGCCATCTGGAAGTGGAAAGTCGACGCTATTGCAAGTTTTAAGCGGGCTGATCCCACAATCCATCGAAGTTCCGATGAAGGCGGAACAATTGACATGCCCAGCTTCATGGGGATTCGTTTTTCAAGATCCCGATAGTCAGTTCTGCATGCCGTTTGCCGATGAGGAAATTGCCTTCGTCCTGGAAAACCTTTCAGTACCAAAGGAAGAAATGAAGGAGAAAATCCAATATTATATCAGTCAGGTAGGTTTGAAGCTTAGTAATATTCATACAAGTATCGATACCTTATCAGGCGGGATGAAGCAGCGGCTTGCGATAGCGTCTGTCTTGGCGCTGGAACCGGAAGTCATTTTCCTGGATGAACCGACTGCTATGCTTGATCCACGAGGAACAAAGGAAATGTGGGACATGCTGAAGGAAATTGGACAAGATAAGACGATTATTATCGTGGAACATAAAATTGATCATGTTTTGGAATTCATCGAACGAATCGTCCTTTTTAATGATGATGGCCAAATCATTGCAGATGGTGCGAAAGACGACGTTCTTTCTCGATATGAATACGAAATGAAAGAATATGGAATATGGTTCCCGGGAGTTTGGGATGAGTATATCCAACATCATAAACTCGCTCGTGAGTACCG
This genomic stretch from Peribacillus muralis harbors:
- the tenA gene encoding thiaminase II, which encodes MKFSEVIRQEVDHIWEASFEHKFVTGIGDGTLPLECFRFYVMQDAYYLSHFSRVQALGAVKAEDLHTTSRLAGHAQGTYEAELRLHENFSGKLGITEEEKVNFKPAPTAYAYTSHMYRVAYSGHLGDVIAAILPCYWLYYEIGEKLQGCNPDEPIYQEWIAAYGGEWFRSLVEEQIARLDEIAEKVTDADKERMKEHFILSSQYEYSFWEMAYRMETWPVPKKTLEV
- a CDS encoding ECF transporter S component; translation: MKKGLKLTDILVTIVIAVAFGIVYILWGSIYYSVKPFGLHLDQLIYGMWFMAGPVAFLVLRKPGVALLAEIAAASGEFFLGSPWGLTVLLYGVVQGLFAELVFMAFKYKNFNLSVAVLAAIASCLGSVVMDFAYGEIGSLSVWNLLLFLIARFIGSVFFAGVFAYYLVRVLEATGVTNLVRPVSSKDYAELDQK
- a CDS encoding ABC transporter ATP-binding protein, which translates into the protein MERIAHVEKLRLKFPGEGTLLFKDLSVSIDKGEKVLLLGPSGSGKSTLLQVLSGLIPQSIEVPMKAEQLTCPASWGFVFQDPDSQFCMPFADEEIAFVLENLSVPKEEMKEKIQYYISQVGLKLSNIHTSIDTLSGGMKQRLAIASVLALEPEVIFLDEPTAMLDPRGTKEMWDMLKEIGQDKTIIIVEHKIDHVLEFIERIVLFNDDGQIIADGAKDDVLSRYEYEMKEYGIWFPGVWDEYIQHHKLAREYRVSDDSPILHVQGFGGFRKKEAKIKVEELKVYPGEWVVINGENGAGKSTLLHALMQFIHTTGEYEIAGTPIKKVKNLTDFMTFVFQNPEFQFVAHSVYEEIAYSLRINKKHPQEIDEVVRELLEVFHLETHHAKNPFQLSMGQKRRLSVAASIVTDKQIILLDEPTFGQDSKNTFALLEWFEEYRRHGGTVIMVTHDDHISDHFATRIWTVEDGRVISDEKVIQQHRLPEPEAYIF